ACTGCCGGACGCTGATGTGCCACGGTGTCCGTTTGCCTTCGACGGAGGTCTTGCCTTCGCGAATCGCCTCGAGAATTGCGTCGGCGCTTCGGTCGTCGGCGTCGACGCGGGTGACGGCCTGGCCGACCATCTCGCTGATATGGGCGTCGCTGCCGGCGGTTCGGGGCAGGTCGTGCTCGCGGGCGAAGCGGTCGGCTTGCCGGTTGGCGCGGCCAGTGAGCAGACGCGAGTTATAGACCTCGATTGCGTCCCCTTTCGCAAGTTGCGTACGTGAAATTCGACCCATGACGCCGTGGCGCGATTCCTGGAACGGGTGAGGGATCACGGCGATTCCACCTTGCTCGTGGATCGCCTCGAGCGTCGTTTCGTAGGACAGTCCTGGTGGGATGGCGCGTTCGACGCCAAGTCCGAGAATATGGCCTGCCTTACTCGAAATTTCGATTGCCGGGATACCCACGAGTCCATACTCGGGGGCGCGTTCTGCGGCCTCGAGGCTGGCATCTATCTCATCGTGATCGGTCACCGCAATCGCATCGAGGCCGATCGCTTCGGCTTGCTCTAAGATGAGCGACACCGGGTCGCGGCCGTCGTACGATAGCGACGAGTGGGCGTGAAGTTCGACCGACAGCACGCGTGGTAATTCGGGCAGCGTGATGAAAAGCACCCCGGTCCCGGTTGCCACCGTGGCTGATGGAGACCGTCAAGCCAGAACGCTTGAGAGGCTTCACTCGAGAACAGGGCTATGAACTCGGTGACGAGCAGGCTCCCCGGCAGCGACCGTCCGACCAGTCGGACGAGACTGTTTGGCTCGCTCTGTACGCTGGTCTTTCTCGTCAATCTTGGCCGGCTCATCTATGCGCCGCTGCTCGAGCCGCTGCGAGACGTCTTTGGGGTTGGACCAGCGGCTGTTGGTTTGCTCGCGACGCTGGCCTGGGTTGGGTCGACAGTGCCTCGACTGCCGACTGGCTATCTGCTCACGAAGTATCCGCGTCACACAATCGTTCTCTGGAGTGGCATCATCATGACGGGGTCGTCGGTTGTTGCCGCCGCATCGGTTTCACTCGAGATGCTCTACGTCGGTGCGTTGCTCATGGGCGTCGCCAGCGGCGTCTACTTCGTGTCGGCGAACCCGCTCGTAAGTGAACTCTTCCCGGAGCGTGTCGGCCGGATGATCGGCATTCACGGCATCGCCGCACAGGTTGCAGCAGTGATCGCGCCCGCATTCGTCGGCGTTGTGCTGGCGATTACACTGTGGCCGCTTGCTGGTTGGCGAGTGATCTTTCTGGCAATTGGATTCGTTTCGCTGTGCTCGACGGTGGTCTTCTACGTGCTCGCAAAGCGCGCGACGTTGCCTGATGCTGGGGCAGCCGACCGGAACCTTCGGGCTGCATGGTGGGCGAACTGGCGACTCATTGTGACTGCCGTGGCGTTGGTTGGCTTTATCGGCCTCGTCTGGAACGGCGTGTTCAACCTCTATGCGACGTATCTCGTGGACTCGAAGGGACTCTCTGATGGCGTCGCACTCACGCTATTGACCGTCATGTTCGCCACCGGACTGCCGGCGTTCTGGATTATGGGGTCGCTCGCGGATCGATTGCCGTTTATTCCCCTGCTGCTCGCGATCACCGGCGCGTTTGCCGTCTCCCTGTATGCACTGACGGTTGTGCAATCGCTTGCAGGCGTCATCGCAGTCAGTGCGATCATGGGCTTTGTCATCCACAGCCTCTTTCCCGTCTCGGATACGTACGTCCTCGCGTCACTGTCTGATGCCCATCGCGGCAGTGCGTACGCGATTTTCAGTGCGACGATGATGCCACTTCACGCAGTCGGCCCGTTTGCCGTCGGCTGGCTTGTCGAACAGGGTTTTTCGTTCGATGACGTGTTCCGCAGCTTCGTCGTCGGACTCGTCCTCACCATCGTCGGTTTCGTCGTGCTGTTCTCACTCGGAGCCGTGCCATCCGACTCGAGCGAGTAACGATACCACAGAGCGCCCTCGAAATTTGATGCACGAACGTGCACATAGAAACCCCTTTACCGACCGGCTTTCATCACTGAAGTGAATGAGTCTTGCCGATTCGGACCGCGAACTCGTCGTCGAGGAACTGGGGCGAGAGCCGACCCCGGCGGAGGCGGCGCTGTTCGAGAACCTCTGGAGCGAACACTGTGCGTACCGCTCCTCGAGACCGTTGCTGTCGGCGTTCGAGAGCGAGGGCGAGCAGGTCGTCATTGGCCCGGGTGACGACGCCGCAGTCGTCGCATTGCCCGACAGCGATGGGGACGAGGAGACCTACATTACGCTGGGGATCGAGAGCCACAACCACCCCTCCTACGTGGACCCGTTTGACGGGGCTGCGACGGGCGTTGGCGGCATCGTCCGTGACACGCTTTCGATGGGGGCATACCCGATTGCGCTCGCGGATTCGCTGTACTTCGGTGCGTTCGACCGCGAGCACTCGAAGTACCTCTTCGAGGGCGTTGTCGAGGGAATCAGCCACTACGGAAACTGTATCGGTGTCCCGACTGTGGCGGGCAGCGTTGACTTCCACGACGACTACGAGGGCAATCCACTCGTCAACGTCGCCTGCGTCGGCCTGACCGACGAGGAGCGCCTTGTCACCGCCGTTGCACAGGAACCCGGCAACAAACTCGTCCTCGTGGGCAACGCGACGGGCCGAGATGGCCTCGGCGGTGCGAGTTTCGCGAGCGAAGACCTCGCGGAGGACGCCGAAACCGAAGACCGCCCCGCGGTCCAGGTCGGCGACCCCTACGCAGAAAAACTCCTCATCGAGGCCAACGAGCAACTCATCGAGGAGCAACTCATCGAGTCCGCACGCGACCTCGGCGCGGCCGGCCTCGGCGGTGCCTCGAGCGAACTCGTCGCCAAAGGCGGTCTCGGCGCACACATTGAACTCGAGCGCGTCCACCAGCGCGAGCCGAATATGAACGCCCTCGAGATCTTGCTCGCCGAGTCCCAAGAGCGGATGTGCTACGAAGTCGCACCCGAGAACGTCGACCGCGTGGCCGAAATCGCTGAGCGATTCGACCTTGGCTGTTCGGTCATTGGCGAGGTGACTGACGGGAATTATACGTGCACGTTTGACAATGAAGCCGTCGTCGACGTCGACGCACACTTCCTCGGCGAGGGTGCGCCGATGAACGACCTCCCAGCCGATGAGCCGGACC
The Natronolimnobius sp. AArcel1 genome window above contains:
- a CDS encoding PHP domain-containing protein produces the protein MLSVELHAHSSLSYDGRDPVSLILEQAEAIGLDAIAVTDHDEIDASLEAAERAPEYGLVGIPAIEISSKAGHILGLGVERAIPPGLSYETTLEAIHEQGGIAVIPHPFQESRHGVMGRISRTQLAKGDAIEVYNSRLLTGRANRQADRFAREHDLPRTAGSDAHISEMVGQAVTRVDADDRSADAILEAIREGKTSVEGKRTPWHISVRQFAGGVTRRVRNSVPGLWQ
- a CDS encoding MFS transporter, with translation MNSVTSRLPGSDRPTSRTRLFGSLCTLVFLVNLGRLIYAPLLEPLRDVFGVGPAAVGLLATLAWVGSTVPRLPTGYLLTKYPRHTIVLWSGIIMTGSSVVAAASVSLEMLYVGALLMGVASGVYFVSANPLVSELFPERVGRMIGIHGIAAQVAAVIAPAFVGVVLAITLWPLAGWRVIFLAIGFVSLCSTVVFYVLAKRATLPDAGAADRNLRAAWWANWRLIVTAVALVGFIGLVWNGVFNLYATYLVDSKGLSDGVALTLLTVMFATGLPAFWIMGSLADRLPFIPLLLAITGAFAVSLYALTVVQSLAGVIAVSAIMGFVIHSLFPVSDTYVLASLSDAHRGSAYAIFSATMMPLHAVGPFAVGWLVEQGFSFDDVFRSFVVGLVLTIVGFVVLFSLGAVPSDSSE
- the purL gene encoding phosphoribosylformylglycinamidine synthase subunit PurL gives rise to the protein MSLADSDRELVVEELGREPTPAEAALFENLWSEHCAYRSSRPLLSAFESEGEQVVIGPGDDAAVVALPDSDGDEETYITLGIESHNHPSYVDPFDGAATGVGGIVRDTLSMGAYPIALADSLYFGAFDREHSKYLFEGVVEGISHYGNCIGVPTVAGSVDFHDDYEGNPLVNVACVGLTDEERLVTAVAQEPGNKLVLVGNATGRDGLGGASFASEDLAEDAETEDRPAVQVGDPYAEKLLIEANEQLIEEQLIESARDLGAAGLGGASSELVAKGGLGAHIELERVHQREPNMNALEILLAESQERMCYEVAPENVDRVAEIAERFDLGCSVIGEVTDGNYTCTFDNEAVVDVDAHFLGEGAPMNDLPADEPDQPDTALPDADLESAFETIVSSPNTASKRWVYRQYDHEVGVRTSVGPGDDAAIVAVREAETGLAISSGAAPNWTDTAPYDGARAIALENATNVAAKGATPLAAVNCLNGGNPEKPDVYGGFTGIVDGLADMCATLETPIVGGNVSLYNDSVAGPIPPTPTLALVGTKAGYDAPPMAVDAEAADDSSLLLVGDLGLEAETFALGGSEYLAQQGGSDVFPNLPEEPTALIETIADIADDDATLATHDVSHGGLAVALAEMVTADAGLEVTLSTDDPIGTLFHEQPGRVLVQTSAPEMVREAFDGIAPVVDLGSVTTTGHLEITTGEETLETDAATIAGLRETIERELA